A window from Nomascus leucogenys isolate Asia chromosome 24, Asia_NLE_v1, whole genome shotgun sequence encodes these proteins:
- the LOC100582422 gene encoding bromodomain and WD repeat-containing protein 1-like, protein MAEPLSAQRPVPIAESELYFLIARYLSAGSCWRAAQVLVPELAQCQLLPKGLDWESNQHNRSYEELVLPSKDVAPDHVLQICQRIGPMLDEEITAGREIPPSISRVASLFGAGRQSLLLTAKGNLI, encoded by the exons ATGGCAGAGCCCTTGTCTGCCCAGCGCCCAGTGCCTATCGCGGAGTCGGAGCTGTACTTCCTCATCGCCCGGTACCTATCGGCGGGCTCATGTTGGAGAGCGGCCCAGGTACTGGTGCCGGAGCTGGCGCAGTGCCAGTTGTTGCCGAAGGGGTTGGACTGGGAGAGCAACCAGCACAACAGGAGCTACGAGGAATTGGTCTTGCCCAGTAAAGATGTGGCTCCTGATCATGTATTGCAAATCTGCCAGCGCATCGGTCCTATGTTGGATGAAGAAattacggctgggcgcg aaattccacccAGTATTTCAAGAGTCGCTTCTTTGTTTGGTGCAGGAAGGCAGTCTTTGCTACTTACAGCAAAAGGTAACTTAATTTGA